The following are from one region of the Periophthalmus magnuspinnatus isolate fPerMag1 chromosome 5, fPerMag1.2.pri, whole genome shotgun sequence genome:
- the lyar gene encoding cell growth-regulating nucleolar protein isoform X2 gives MVFFTCNACGESFKKAQVDKHVNMCRGCQTLSCIDCGKDFWGDDYKNHVRCISEDQKYGGKGYEAKANKGDVKQQQWLQKVQVALNKPGVSMSLKNVLQQVATYDNVPRKKAKFQNWMKNSLKISNCSLQEEVWNILSAESEPVSTAPQKLTEMEANNKISEKKKLNKHKRKEARRQKNGAPDLNQDLNQDLNQDLNQDLNQDLNQDLNQDLNQDLNQDLNQDLNQDLNQDLNQDLDLDTAPKKERKRKHIHDEQNSTENKKTKTKDSSEDNQAPEEAEEQAANTGKFNWKGNIKALLRQSEGQELPMKKLRKRVMAAYYSFTGDSGHKSKEEVLALFYQKIHNNPKFTVLKDRVRLIK, from the exons CAAAGATTTCTG GGGGGATGACTACAAGAACCATGTGAGGTGCATCAGTGAGGATCAGAAATATGGTGGGAAAGGATACGAGGCCAAAGCCAATAAAGGAGACGTCAAACAGCAGCAATGGCTCCAG aaagtTCAAGTTGCTCTGAATAAACCTGGAGTCAGTATGAGTTTGAAGAACGTTCTCCAACAGGTGGCAACATATGACAACGTTCCTCGAAAGAAGGCAAAGTTCCAG AACTGGATGAAGAACAGTTTGAAGATCTCCAACTGCAGTTTACAGGAAGAAGTTTGGAACATCCTCTCAGCAGAATCTGAACCT GTGAGCACAGCTCCACAAAAGCTCACAGAGATGgaagcaaacaacaaaatctcagagaagaaaaaactgaacaaacacaaacgtAAAGAGGCAAGAAGACAAAAGAATGGAGCAccggacttaaaccaggacttaaatcaggacttaaaccaggacttaaatcaggacttaaatcaggacttaaatcaggacttaaaccaggacttaaaccaggacttaaaccaggacttaaaccaggacttaaaccaggacttaaaccaggacttaaaccaggacttggacTTGGACACAGCGccaaagaaggagaggaagaggaagcacATACATGATGAACAGAACAGCACTGAGAACAAGAAGACCAAGA ccaaagATTCAAGTGAAGACAACCAAGCACCAGAGGAGGCTGAAGAACAGGCAGCAAATACAG GAAAGTTCAACTGGAAAGGCAATATCAAAGCACTTCTGAGACAATCAGAGGGCCAAGAATTACCCATGAAGAAACTACGGAAGAGG GTAATGGCTGCGTACTACTCGTTCACAGGAGACTCTGGTCATAAATCTAAGGAGGAGGTTCTGGCACTTTTCTACCAAAAAATCCACAACAATCCAAAGTTTACAGTTTTGAAAGACAGAGTCAGACTTATAAAATAA
- the lyar gene encoding cell growth-regulating nucleolar protein isoform X1, producing MVFFTCNACGESFKKAQVDKHVNMCRGCQTLSCIDCGKDFWGDDYKNHVRCISEDQKYGGKGYEAKANKGDVKQQQWLQKVQVALNKPGVSMSLKNVLQQVATYDNVPRKKAKFQNWMKNSLKISNCSLQEEVWNILSAESEPQVSTAPQKLTEMEANNKISEKKKLNKHKRKEARRQKNGAPDLNQDLNQDLNQDLNQDLNQDLNQDLNQDLNQDLNQDLNQDLNQDLNQDLNQDLDLDTAPKKERKRKHIHDEQNSTENKKTKTKDSSEDNQAPEEAEEQAANTGKFNWKGNIKALLRQSEGQELPMKKLRKRVMAAYYSFTGDSGHKSKEEVLALFYQKIHNNPKFTVLKDRVRLIK from the exons CAAAGATTTCTG GGGGGATGACTACAAGAACCATGTGAGGTGCATCAGTGAGGATCAGAAATATGGTGGGAAAGGATACGAGGCCAAAGCCAATAAAGGAGACGTCAAACAGCAGCAATGGCTCCAG aaagtTCAAGTTGCTCTGAATAAACCTGGAGTCAGTATGAGTTTGAAGAACGTTCTCCAACAGGTGGCAACATATGACAACGTTCCTCGAAAGAAGGCAAAGTTCCAG AACTGGATGAAGAACAGTTTGAAGATCTCCAACTGCAGTTTACAGGAAGAAGTTTGGAACATCCTCTCAGCAGAATCTGAACCT CAGGTGAGCACAGCTCCACAAAAGCTCACAGAGATGgaagcaaacaacaaaatctcagagaagaaaaaactgaacaaacacaaacgtAAAGAGGCAAGAAGACAAAAGAATGGAGCAccggacttaaaccaggacttaaatcaggacttaaaccaggacttaaatcaggacttaaatcaggacttaaatcaggacttaaaccaggacttaaaccaggacttaaaccaggacttaaaccaggacttaaaccaggacttaaaccaggacttaaaccaggacttggacTTGGACACAGCGccaaagaaggagaggaagaggaagcacATACATGATGAACAGAACAGCACTGAGAACAAGAAGACCAAGA ccaaagATTCAAGTGAAGACAACCAAGCACCAGAGGAGGCTGAAGAACAGGCAGCAAATACAG GAAAGTTCAACTGGAAAGGCAATATCAAAGCACTTCTGAGACAATCAGAGGGCCAAGAATTACCCATGAAGAAACTACGGAAGAGG GTAATGGCTGCGTACTACTCGTTCACAGGAGACTCTGGTCATAAATCTAAGGAGGAGGTTCTGGCACTTTTCTACCAAAAAATCCACAACAATCCAAAGTTTACAGTTTTGAAAGACAGAGTCAGACTTATAAAATAA
- the tmem128 gene encoding transmembrane protein 128, which yields MASALNDGDLVTLRNRFKKGAEFLLQTSEPEEREERDKGPEQRDMKPLPRINRHSVFWIAAAVAVTYYVDFFSLLLHSDNINRWWLNVGLLLLSLCLSLALFCIVYLEWFKGISHYDQEYPAVPAITTAAFIAASCSLNLALWPLWSFLTPLLLFTQFMGAVMFVSLLG from the exons ATGGCTTCGGCATTAAACGATGGGGACCTGGTGACGCTGCGGAACCGTTTTAAGAAAGGCGCGGAGTTTTTGCTTCAGACCTCCGAGCCGGAGGAGCGAGAAGAGCGGGACAAGG GTCCTGAGCAGAGGGATATGAAACCCCTCCCACGTATAAACCGTCACTCTGTTTTCTGGATTGCGGCAGCAGTTGCAGTCACATACTACGTCGATTTCTTCAGTCTTCTCCTGCACAGCGACAACATCAACAG ATGGTGGTTAAACGTgggcctgctcctcctctccctctgcctctccttgGCTCTCTTCTGTATTGTTTACCTTGAATGGTTTAAAGGGATCTCTCATTATGATCAGGAGTACCCCGCTGTCCCCGCCATCACGACCGCTGCCTTCATCGCTGCCTCCTGCAG CCTAAACTTGGCTCTGTGGCCACTCTGGTCCTTCCTCacgccgctcctcctcttcactcagTTCATGGGTGCCGTGATGTTTGTCTCGCTGCTTGGATAG
- the otop1 gene encoding LOW QUALITY PROTEIN: proton channel OTOP1 (The sequence of the model RefSeq protein was modified relative to this genomic sequence to represent the inferred CDS: deleted 2 bases in 1 codon) yields MVEHSGLDIMCPNKYCHSSVSSSSSERDKRMFTRIRLSLSADYPKKNAEILSGQYGTNLLLIGSALMLAIANHGPAVREEHLLSFLCGLMALQLAWMMWYILVRDRHESAHTEKDKHATTCWIRGGLTLLALLSLVMDAFRIGYYVGYHLCVSAVLGVYPVLHAAHTIAQVHFLWFHIKDVIKSFETFERFGVMHAVFTNLLLWCSGVMSEAEHFLKNHVRRVSVENQGNYSTEYSEPSCNCSTSTCSLFANSLFYLYPFNIEYHIFVSAMLFVMWKNIGRTLELHSTRRRPIPVSRALSLGPVLGLLALASTITVLVVYLTHVEQSMETRQAAVSMFYMYGIVMLLSMCSAAAVGLLIYRAQHCPFDTSKNPSRELDTQLALGSSVGSWLMAWCSVASVVSSSSSAPHRWTNGLYSLLMVLEKYVQNLFIIESLYRQEEQELPASPEVFSVTSSLAPPYGGIINCAYETQERGVEEGEDSAVVYGRKPSQVPLSVGTNLPPPPRLKRKLLKNIALFLTMCNICLWILPAFGCRPQYDNGLEEETFGFEIWTTVLNFAVPLNLFYRMHAVASLFEVFRRV; encoded by the exons ATGGTAGAGCACAGCGGGCTGGATATCATGTGTCCGAACAAGTACTGCCACAGCTCCgtgtcctcctccagctccgAGCGCGACAAGAGAATGTTCACCCGGATCAGATTGAGTCTGTCCGCTGACTACCCCAAGAAGAACGCGGAGATCCTGAGCGGGCAGTATGGCACTAACCTGCTGCTTATCGGTTCCGCGCTCATGCTCGCCATCGCCAACCACGGTCCCGCGGTGCGCGAGGAGCACCTGCTCAGCTTCCTCTGTGGCCTCATGGCGCTGCAGCTTGCGTGGATGATGTGGTACATCCTCGTTCGGGACCGGCACGAGAGCGCGCACACGGAGAAGGACAAACACGCCACGACCTGTTGGATCCGAG gTGGTCTGACGCTGCTCGCGCTGCTGTCCCTGGTGATGGACGCGTTCCGGATCGGGTATTACGTAGGCTATCACCTATGCGTGTCGGCGGTGCTCGGAGTGTACCCTGTGCTACATGCAGCGCACACCATCGCACAG GTTCATTTTCTATGGTTCCACATTAAAGACGTCATCAAGTCCTTCGAGACCTTTGAAAG ATTCGGGGTAATGCATGCGGTCTTCACAAACCTCCTGCTCTGGTGCAGCGGAGTCATGTCCGAGGCCGAACATTTCCTCAAAAACCACGTCAGGAGAGTGTCTGTGGAGAACCAGGGCAACTACAGTACAG AGTACTCAGAGCCATCATGTAATTGttccacctccacctgctccctCTTCGCTAACAGCCTGTTCTACCTGTACCCCTTTAACATTGAGTATCACATCTTCGTGTCGGCCATGTTGTTTGTCATGTGGAAAAACATTGGTCGAACTCTGGAGCTGCATAGCACCAGAAGGAGGCCCATCCCTGTGAGCCGTGCCCTGAGCCTGGGGCCTGTTCTGGGGCTGCTGGCGCTGGCGAGCACCATTACCGTGTTGGTGGTGTATCTCACGCACGTAGAGCAGAGCATGGAAACTCGGCAGGCAGCTGTGTccatgttctacatgtatggCATCGTGATGCTTCTGAGCATGTGCAGCGCAGCGGCTGTGGGACTTCTCATCTACCGCGCGCAGCACTGTCCCTTCGACACGTCCAAAAATCCTTCCCGAGAGCTGGACACGCAGCTTGCT TTGGGCTCCTCGGTGGGCTCGTGGCTCATGGCCTGGTGCAGTGTGGCGTCTGTGGTCAGCAGCAGTAGCTCTGCCCCTCATCGTTGGACCAATGGGCTGTACTCTCTGCTTATGGTACTGGAGAAGTACGTACAGAACCTGTTTATCATCGAGTCTCTGTAccgacaggaggagcaggaactGCCCGCCTCTCCGGAAGTCTTCTCTGTCACCTCCTCGCTAGCGCCTCCTTACGGTGGCATCATAAACTGCGCGTACGAGACGCAGGAGcgaggggtggaggagggggaggacagTGCAGTGGTCTATGGCCGAAAGCCCTCTCAGGTGCCCCTCTCTGTGGGCACGAATCTGCCCCCTCCCCCCCGACTCAAGAGGAAACTGCTCAAGAACATCGCGCTGTTCCTCACCATGTGCAACATCTGT CTCTGGATCTTGCCAGCGTTCGGGTGCCGGCCTCAGTACGATAACGGTTTAGAGGAGGAGACCTTTGGCTTCGAGATTTGGACCACAGTTCTGAACTTTGCTGTTCCTCTGAACCTGTTTTACCGAATGCACGCTGTGGCCTCTCTGTTTGAAGTGTTCCGTCGCGTCTGA
- the drd5a gene encoding D(1) dopamine receptor: MEPARYQSAEKDSVSSPSPFGDVTWNSTVTGGTDVALRSVTGCLLSLLILWTLLGNILVCSAVLRFRHLRSKVTNIFIVSLALSDLFVAVLVMPWKAVAEVAGYWPFGAFCDVWVAFDIMCSTASILNLCIISVDRYWAISAPFRYERKMTQRVAFVMISVTWTLSLLISFIPVQLNWHKAAADTRETHNLSRVRASDQNCDSSLSREYAISSSLVSFYIPVAIMIVTYTRIYRIAQMQIRRIASLERAVEHAQSCRTSRIECQHHNTLKTSIKRETKVLKTLSVIMGVFVCCWLPFFVLNCMVPFCEKPATQRNAGLPCVSDTTFDVFVWFGWTNSSLNPVIYAFNAEFRKAFASLLGCRYLCATPVETVNISNELVSYNQDTLIHKEIASAYVSIIPNVVECLEQEDGFDSISQFTHTGNATDSVCDPEDCEADISPERLSPFASNGLRCGQSVP; this comes from the coding sequence ATGGAGCCGGCCCGGTACCAGTCCGCAGAGAAGGACTCGGTGTCCTCCCCGTCGCCCTTTGGGGATGTGACGTGGAACAGTACGGTCACGGGTGGGACGGACGTGGCGCTGCGCTCCGTAACGGGTTGTCTGCTGTCGCTGCTCATCCTGTGGACTTTGCTGGGGAACATCCTGGTTTGCTCCGCGGTGCTGCGCTTCCGCCACCTGCGCTCCAAAGTCACCAACATCTTCATTGTGTCGCTGGCGCTGTCGGACCTTTTCGTGGCCGTGCTGGTGATGCCGTGGAAGGCCGTAGCGGAGGTCGCGGGGTACTGGCCTTTCGGCGCGTTCTGTGACGTGTGGGTCGCGTTCGACATCATGTGCTCCACCGCGTCAATCCTGAACTTGTGCATCATCAGCGTGGACCGCTACTGGGCCATTTCTGCGCCGTTCCGCTACGAGCGCAAGATGACGCAGCGCGTGGCGTTTGTCATGATCAGCGTCACGTGGACACTGTCCTTGCTCATCTCGTTCATCCCGGTACAACTGAACTGGCACAAAGCGGCGGCTGACACAAGAGAAACACACAACCTGTCGCGCGTCCGCGCATCGGACCAGAACTGTGACTCGAGTCTGAGCCGCGAGTACGCCATCTCCTCTTCCCTCGTGAGCTTCTACATCCCCGTGGCCATCATGATCGTGACGTACACGCGCATTTACCGCATTGCGCAGATGCAGATCCGGAGAATCGCGTCGCTGGAGCGTGCGGTTGAGCACGCGCAAAGTTGTCGGACCAGTAGGATCGAGTGCCAACATCACAACACGCTGAAGACGTCCATCAAACGCGAGACCAAAGTGCTGAAGACGCTGTCcgtgatcatgggcgtgttCGTGTGCTGCTGGCTACCATTCTTCGTGCTCAACTGTATGGTCCCGTTCTGCGAAAAGCCCGCTACGCAACGCAACGCAGGGCTGCCATGCGTCAGCGATACCACATTTGACGTCTTCGTGTGGTTCGGATGGACCAACTCCTCCCTGAATCCGGTGATTTACGCCTTTAACGCTGAGTTTCGGAAGGCGTTTGCGAGTCTGCTGGGCTGCCGCTACCTGTGTGCCACTCCCGTGGAGACGGTCAACATCAGCAATGAGCTTGTGTCCTACAACCAGGACACGCTCATCCACAAGGAGATCGCAAGCGCTTACGTCAGCATCATCCCGAACGTGGTAGAGTGTTTGGAGCAAGAGGATGGCTTTGACAGCATCTCACAGTTTACGCACACCGGAAATGCCACGGACTCTGTGTGTGACCCGGAGGACTGCGAGGCGGACATCAGCCCGGAGCGGCTGTCCCCGTTCGCCTCAAACGGACTGCGCTGTGGACAGTCTGTGCCGTGA